One window from the genome of Saccharomyces mikatae IFO 1815 strain IFO1815 genome assembly, chromosome: 4 encodes:
- the GIN4 gene encoding protein kinase GIN4 (similar to Saccharomyces cerevisiae KCC4 (YCL024W) and GIN4 (YDR507C); ancestral locus Anc_1.52) — MAVNGNSVPAIKDNTIGPWKLGETLGLGSTGKVQLARNKSTGQEAAVKVISKTVFNTGNVSGTSIVGSTTPDALPYGIEREIIIMKLLNHPNVLRLYDVWETNADLYLVLEYAEKGELFNLLVERGPLPENEAIRFFRQIIIGVSYCHALGIVHRDLKPENLLLDHKYNIKIADFGMAALETEGKLLETSCGSPHYAAPEIVSGIPYQGFASDVWSCGVILFALLTGRLPFDEEDGNIRTLLLKVQKGEFELPSDDEISREAQDLISRILTVDPERRIKTRDILKHPLLQKYPSIKDSKSIRGLPREDTYLTPLSESNSSIDATILQNLVILWHGRDPDGIKEKLRETGANAEKTLYALLYRFKCDTQKELVKQQQIKKRQSISSLSISPSKKLSTTPQRRKNRESMISVSSSRKKPISFNKFTASSASSSNLTTPGSSKRLSKNFSSKKKLSTIVNQSSPTPASRNKRASVINIEKNQKRASVFSTAKKNKRTSKSIKRMSLIPSMKRESVTTKLMSTYAKLAEDDDWEYIEKETKRTSSNFATLIDEIFEYEKYEQIRKEKEELERKVREAKAREELERRRRRQEEKERTRKLLEKEELKMKQEELKKQIEMDISDLEQELSRHKEEKPDGNIRSISAPMENEEKNIDHLGTDIDNILRRRNFSLQTRPVSRLDPGIVFSNPIETVYPVEPKRSENERLTTEKKILETIRRSKFLGSSFNIEKELKLSKMEYPSVLAPEKLSGERVVSDLNGKYESLILPKDAKGVSQLKDDITSTTTEHLSDGKLRKISEVRVPQFTRKSRHFSESNKRLSLLSMYSTKESFTNLVDILKNSNLDVNNQQSQRIPTPRSADDSEFLFETVNEEAEYTGNSSNDERLYDVGDSTIKDKTALKLNFADRFNESTEYKETDNLHLPSLPPLSGDDEMRKQNSEEDSLVQPKVKSMIPQSDSSSHTEKVEEKEGESQEVQEESEKEAKDIEPPLNKSVQKLREKNPGPQEKDHQRDHLKEHKQDRNTTGNSSFFRKFSKSSASDKLVELYAKVSARQLFNGLEKLLRGWTQFGLKNIKSHPNNLTLTGKLSSENIFSLRSTLFEINIYPKGRMSVVQFKKISGSFKAVKKLVNEVENVLNKEGVLQK; from the coding sequence ATGGCAGTCAATGGTAACAGTGTTCCGGCCATAAAGGATAACACCATTGGTCCTTGGAAACTAGGTGAAACCTTGGGCCTAGGTAGCACTGGCAAAGTTCAGCTAGCTCGTAATAAATCTACAGGACAAGAGGCCGCAGTAAAAGTGATATCAAAGACAGTATTTAATACAGGAAATGTCAGTGGTACTTCTATTGTCGGCTCTACCACACCAGATGCTCTACCTTATGGTATAGAACGTGAGATAATTATTATGAAGTTGTTAAACCACCCAAATGTGTTACGTCTATATGACGTCTGGGAAACGAATGCAGATTTATACCTTGTATTAGAATACGCAGAGAAAGGCGAATTATTCAACTTATTAGTCGAAAGAGGACCACTACCAGAAAATGAGGCCATCAGATTTTTCAGGCAAATTATTATTGGTGTTTCATACTGCCATGCTTTAGGTATTGTTCATCGTGATCTGAAGCCCGAAAATCTATTATTAGATCATAAATATAACATCAAGATTGCAGATTTTGGTATGGCTGCATTAGAGACCGAGGGAAAACTACTGGAGACATCCTGTGGGTCCCCACACTATGCTGCACCAGAAATTGTGTCTGGTATACCGTATCAAGGTTTTGCGAGTGATGTGTGGTCATGTGGTGTCATCTTATTTGCTCTTCTTACTGGCCGGTTACCTTTTGATGAGGAAGACGGAAATATAAGAACATTATTGCTCAAAGTTCAAAAAGGTGAGTTTGAACTACcttctgatgatgaaatcTCACGTGAAGCTCAGGACTTGATCAGTAGAATTTTAACTGTTGATCctgaaagaagaatcaaGACTAGAGACATACTCAAACATCCATTATTACAAAAATATCCAAGTATAAAAGATTCCAAGAGTATTAGAGGTTTGCCAAGAGAAGACACCTATCTCACACCACTATCAGAAAgcaattcttcaattgacGCTACTATTTTACAAAATTTGGTAATACTATGGCACGGAAGAGATCCTGATGGAATTAAGGAAAAATTAAGAGAAACTGGTGCCAATGCGGAAAAGACATTATATGCATTATTGTATAGGTTCAAATGCGATACTCAAAAGGAACTTGTTAAGCAACAGCAAATTAAGAAAAGGCAATCAATTAGTAGTTTATCCATTTCTCCTTCTAAAAAACTATCAACAACTCCACAACGCAGAAAAAATAGGGAATCTATGATTAGTGTATCATCGTCTCGTAAAAAGCCAATATCTTTTAACAAATTCACTGCTTCCAGTGCTTCATCCAGTAATTTGACTACGCCTGGATCTTCTAAACGgctttcaaagaatttttcttcaaagaagaaactatCTACAATTGTTAATCAATCCTCTCCAACACCAGCATCACGTAATAAAAGAGCTTCAGTTataaatattgaaaaaaatcaaaaaagagCTTCTGTCTTTTCTACTgccaagaaaaacaaaagaactTCTAAATCCATCAAGAGAATGTCATTGATACCTAGCATGAAACGAGAATCTGTAACAACCAAGTTAATGTCAACATATGCAAAGTTGGCAGAAGATGACGACTGGgaatatattgaaaaagaaacaaaaagaacaagCTCGAACTTTGCAACTttaattgatgaaatttttgaatatgaGAAATATGaacaaataagaaaagagaaggaagAACTAGAACGTAAAGTTAGAGAAGCCAAAGCACGTGAAGAGTTGGAACGTAGAAGACGTAGGcaagaggaaaaagagcgtacaagaaaattactagagaaagaagaactgaaaatgaaacagGAAGAACTCAAGAAGCAGATTGAAATGGATATAAGCGATTTGGAGCAAGAACTGTCTAGGcacaaagaagagaaaccAGATGGTAATATTAGATCGATTTCTGCTCCGATGGAAAACGAAGAGAAAAACATCGATCATTTGGGGACTGATATCGATAATATCCTTCGTCGCcgtaatttttctttacaaaCTAGACCAGTATCAAGACTTGATCCTGGAATAGTGTTCTCAAACCCTATTGAGACAGTGTATCCAGTAGAACCGAAGAGGagtgaaaatgaaagacTCACAacagagaaaaaaattctagaAACTATTAGAAGATCAAAATTTCTGGGTTCTTCATTTAATATTgagaaagaattgaaaCTGTCTAAAATGGAATATCCAAGTGTTCTGGCGCCCGAAAAATTGTCAGGGGAGAGAGTAGTATCAGACCTTAACGGCAAATATGAATCTTTGATTCTTCCGAAGGATGCTAAAGGTGTATCTCAGTTAAAGGACGATATTACCTCAACTACAACAGAACATCTGTCAGATGGAAAATTAAGGAAAATTTCTGAGGTAAGAGTACCACAGTTTACCAGAAAATCGAGGCATTTTAGTGAGTCAAACAAAAGGTTATCTCTCTTATCGATGTACTCTACCAAGGAGTCATTTACCAACTTGGTCGATATTCTAAAAAACAGCAACCTCGATGTTAATAACCAACAAAGTCAAAGAATTCCAACACCAAGAAGTGCAGATGACTcagaatttctttttgaaactgTCAATGAAGAAGCCGAATATACTGGGAATAGTTCAAACGATGAGAGATTGTATGATGTGGGTGACTCCACCATTAAGGATAAAACTGCATTAAAGCTAAACTTTGCAGACCGTTTTAATGAATCCACCGAATATAAGGAAACTGATAACTTGCATCTTCCAAGCCTTCCTCCACTAAGTGGTGACGATGAAATGCGAAAACAGAACAGCGAGGAAGATTCCCTGGTACAACCAAAAGTCAAGTCAATGATACCACAGTCGGACTCTTCTTCACATACTGAAAAAGtggaagagaaagaggGCGAAAGCCAAGAAGTACAAGAAGAAAGCGAGAAAGAAGCAAAAGATATAGAACCACCATTGAATAAATCTGTACAAAAACTTAGGGAAAAGAACCCTGGTccacaagaaaaagaccACCAAAGGGACCATTTAAAAGAGCATAAGCAGGATAGAAATACTACTGGAAATAGCTCctttttcagaaaattttcaaaatcttctgCTTCGGACAAATTAGTAGAATTATATGCCAAGGTTTCGGCAAGACAGTTATTTAATGGTTTAGAGAAACTGTTGCGTGGTTGGACTCAATttggtttgaaaaatattaaatCACATCCGAACAACTTAACCTTAACTGGTAAACTATCGAGTGAAAATATATTCTCTTTGCGTTCAACGCTGTTTGAGATCAACATTTATCCAAAAGGTAGGATGAGTGTTGTgcaattcaagaaaatttctgGTTCATTCAAAGCTGTTAAAAAGCTCGTTAATGAGGTTGAAAACGTCTTGAATAAGGAAGGtgttttacaaaaatag